From the genome of Nocardioides sp.:
CGTGGGGTGTCTTATGTCGTGCGAGGTGCGGCCAGATTCTTCGAGCGTCCCGAGGTGCGGCAAGCGGTGACCCTGCTCCGCGGCGCCGCGCACGGCGGTGGCCCCGACGACGTCGCGGAGACAGTTCGCGCCACCCTTGCCGGACTGGGGTGGACCACAGAGGCGCCGACGGCGCGAGGGCAGGTGCGTGATCGCTGGGAGTCCTGGCAGGCGCTCGCGGAACTCGCGACCGACTTCGTCACCGCCCACCCTGACGGCGGTCTGGGTGACCTGGTGGGCGATCTCGACCGGCGCGCTGCCGAACAACACGCCCCCACCGCCGGGGGAGTCACTCTCGCGACGCTGCACGCCGCCAAGGGTCTGGAGTGGGACGCGGTGTTCGTCACCGGCCTCCAGGACGGCACCTTGCCGATCACCTACGCCGAGACCCCGACCGAGATCGAGGAGGAGCGGCGGCTGCTCTACGTCGGGGTGACGCGAGCCAGGCTGCACCTGTCGTTGTCGTGGGCCAGGGCACGACAGCCGGGCGGGCGTCAGTCGCGCAAGCCCACGCGGTTCCTGCCCGTGCTCGACACCGCGGGCGGGCGCGCGGGCGTACGCAAGGGTGCGGCGGCCAGATCCAAGGGGGCGGTGACCTGCCGGGAGTGTGGAGCGCGACTGGCCACCGGTCAGGAGAAGAAGCTCGGGCGTTGTGGTGACTGCCCTGCAGCCTATGACGAGGCCCTATTCGAACGGCTGCGGGCCTGGCGGCTGGCCACGGCGACGGCTGAGAAGGTGCCCGCGTACGTCGTCTTCACCGATGCCACGTTGCAGTTGGTGGCCGAGCACCTGCCTCGCACCGAGCCCGAGCTGCTGAAGATCAGCGGGATCGGTCGGGCCAAGCTGGACAAGTACGGAGACGACCTCCTGGAGGTCCTTGCCGGCCCCCAGACAGACCTCTGAAAAAGATCCGCAATAAATGAGTTGCGCCGTTCGCGCGGGTGTCCGCTACTGTTCTCGAACGCACTGACCTGCGCATCAGGAGCCTGACAAGCTCCGCGCCCGACCCACTGAGGAGGTGGACCACATGATGACGAACACGATCTCTCGCAACCGGGGCATCGCCATGTCCACGCTGGCCACCTTCGGTGTTGCGGCGCGTCTTCGCAAGGACGCGAACGCCACCGTCCCGGCCACGGGTTGCTTCCCGGGGGCTTCTGCCTGGAGCCCGCCGATCTAGGTCCACACCACCACGATCGGCACCTCCAGGCCGCGAACCCTCACCACGGGATTCGCGGCCTTGTTGTATTTCCAGTCCTCGATCAGGTCAGAAAAGGAGGTGACACACATGACCATCAGCGTTCTCGACCGCCCCGAATGCGCTCAGACCACCGAACACTCTCTCGGCGGACTGCACCAAGCGGCCGGTCGGGCCGACGACCAGGATCTGCCGTGCCGGAGCAACAACCCGGAGCTGTGGTTCGCCGAGTCGCCGTCCGACGTGGAGTTCGCCAAGGCGTTGTGCCAGGAATGCCCGGTGCGCTCGCTCTGTCTCGACGGCGCCCTCGACCGAGGGGAGCCGTGGGGTGTGTGGGGCGGCGAACTGTTCTTGCAAGGCGTCGTGATCCCGCGCAAGCGCCCTCGCGGTCGTCCTCGCAAGGACGACCCCTATCGCAGCGTCGCGTGATCTCCTGCGGCCGGTTGCCCTCTCAAGTCCTGAAGTTCCTCTTTCTCATCGAACGGATATCGACATGTCCTACTACCTCGCCCAAGAGCAGGCGCGAGCCGAGATGCGTGAGCGTC
Proteins encoded in this window:
- a CDS encoding WhiB family transcriptional regulator, giving the protein MTISVLDRPECAQTTEHSLGGLHQAAGRADDQDLPCRSNNPELWFAESPSDVEFAKALCQECPVRSLCLDGALDRGEPWGVWGGELFLQGVVIPRKRPRGRPRKDDPYRSVA